One bacterium genomic window, ACGTGACCATTACCGGCGTCCCGCCTGACAGCGCGCCGCTGACGGCGACCAAGATATGGGTCGGCAACGCCAACAACAAAGCTGCGGCCGTGGCTATGAGCGGCGACGCCGCGCTGAGCAACGCCGGCGCTCTGACGCTGGCTGCGTCCGGTGTCACGGCCGGGACCTATGGCGACTCGGCGCACGTGGGCAAGGTCACGGTAGACGCCAAAGGACGAGTCACAAGCGCGAGCAGCGTGGCCATCAGCGGCGTGCCGCCGAGCGGTGCTGCCGGTGGTGACCTGACCGGGACTTACCCCAACCCGACGATCGCTACCGGCGCAGTTACATCCGCGAAGATACTCGACGGCACGATTGCCGCGGCCGACATCGCGACGACCGGTGTCACGGCCGGGACGTACGGCAGCGCAACACAGGTCTCCCAGGTTACGGTGAATAACAAGGGCCAGGTGATGGGTGCAGCGAACGTGACCATCAGCGGCGTGCCGCCTGGCGGCGCTGCCGGCGGCGATTTGGCCGGCAACTACCCGAGCCCGACGATTGCGCAGAAAGGTGCGGCCGGCGGCCAGGTACTCAAGTGGAGCGGCGGCAGCACCGGCTCTTGGCAGCCGCAGAACGACAGCGTGGGGGTCGGGACCGTGAGGAAGGTGGTCCAGGCTACTGGCGTCGTCTGCTCGCCGAATCCGATAACCGACTCGGGCACGGTGCGCTTCGACTCGACCTGGGGTGACGCACGATACGTCAATGAAGGACAGGCGAACTCGGTAACGGGCACCATGCTTGTCGACAACACAGTCAAGCCCGTCGATGTTGCGCGCGGCGTCACGGCGGCTGATTCTGGTAAGGCGATCATATCCCAGGGCTTGAATCATGACCCTATCTGGGGCTACCCGAGCGCGGTCGGTGATTCGGGAACTCGAGTGACCTTCATCAAGACAGGTGTGCTTGCGTTCGACCCGGACTCGATGACCGCCGGTTCCGTACACGAGGACACCATTTCAATTGACAGCTTGCACACGACGGACTTTGTCTTCTTGTCGTACCCGACATCCGGGACTGGTTGGCAGAACATCCAGGGCCTAGGAAACTGCCAGGTAGTGTCAAGCGGCAAGCTCGCGTTCAGAGTCTGGAACTCAGGTTCTGACGTGAACCCGGGTTCAGGCACACTGCGATACATCTGGATCAGACCCTAGCTAGGCAGGAGTTGCCGATGGGCTACCTATCTGTCCTTTCCATCTGGCTGTCTTTGTGCGGCGCTAGTTCGGTTGCTCCGCAGGAATGTCCTCCGTCACCAGCCCGCATAGGTTCTCAGTCAGCGTACAGCCTCTGCTGGTACACAATAACACCGTTCGGCGTCCTGTGCGACACGGCCGGGCCGTATGTTCTGTCGGGCTGCGTTTCTCAGTCTCCGATATCCTCGGACGTATTAGTCGACGCGGACTCGTTCTGCATTATTGGTGGTTTCTGGAGTTCGGAATTCGACGCCAGGTTTGCACAGGAGGACAGGGGGAAGGTGCTTGTTTCCTCCTTGGGCCCCATAGTATTCAAACTCCACCGCAATACCCCGAATCCATTCCGGGCAGCCACGCGGATTGCCTATGACCTGCCTTCTAGAACCGCGGTTTCTCTCAACATCTATGACATTGATGGCAGGCAGGTCAGGCAGCTTGCGGACGGGGTTCAGAACACGGGTCGCTACAAGTTGCGGTGGGACCGCAGGGACAAGTTGGGCCGAACGTGCCCTGCCGGCGTCTACTTCTGTTCCTTGAAGACAGAGGACAATGCCGCGGTTGAGAAGATGGTCATCGCCGAATGATGAAGGAGAGTCGTAAGCAAGGCTGACGGCTGAAGCGCCAGTCTTGTCTGTCCCGAGCAACCCAGGGAAGCAATAGGCAGTTTCTGCATCCTACGCAGTGTAGTGTGCTCGGTCGCCTGTGCGCAGTTGGCGACCGGTGGCCGGCTGCAAGCGGCAAGTTACGCACACTGTTTACCGTGATTCCAGCGTTGGGCGGCAGATAGTAAGCTGTAGGCAGAGTGATTCTGCCCGCGGTCGGCCAATCGGGAATCAGTGTACCACAGGCTGGCAGGTCCGGCGAATGCCCGCCAGCCGCCACGGGGCGAAGCCGGAAGGTTAGCCACAGGAGAGTGCTGGTGAGTTGAGACGCGCCCGCTGGCGATTGGAGTCCGCGCCCCGGCCCGTTTTGACTTTGGAGCGGCCCGGCGGTATCATCAGTTGGTGAAGATACTTCAGCGCTACGCGCTGAGACAATTCGTTCCGCCGTTCGTCCTTGCCATCCTGGTTCTAATATTCGTGTTGTTGATGGACCGGCTGTTTCTGCTTGCCGACATGCTGGTGCGCAAGGGGGTGGCGGTTGCCGTCGTGTCACAGGTGGTGGTGCTTTCTCTGCCCTACGTAATCTCAATCTGCACGCCGCTCGGCAGCCTGATCGGGGGCGTGATTTCATACGGACGGATGGCGCAGGACAATGAGATCCGCGTGATCCGGGCGGCGGGCATCAGGACTGCACGGTTGTTTACGCCGGTCGCGCTTGCCTGTCTGTTGCTGATGGTGGTGATGGTCGGTTTCAACGGGTACGTCCTGCCCGAATCCCAGCACCGGGTGAGAAACCTGCTGAACGACGTGGCGCGGAAGCGTCCGGCGATGCGGGTCCGCGAGGGCGTGTTCATGGATGATTTTCCCGGTTACATGATATACATCGGGTCGATGGACGAGCGCCGCTCGACCGTGAAGAACGTGGCGATATTCGAGACCGGGAAAGGTAAGGGCACGCCCGGGTTCGTGACCGCGCCGCAGGGGAACATCTCGTACACGGCGGACGACGCGTACATGGTGATGACGTTGTTCGACGGCGAGATGCACGACCTGGTCGACGACGGCACCTATCGCCGGCTGTCGTTCCAGCGACACGTCATCAACGTCGCGATGGACGACGACCTGGTCAGGCGCGACCGGGAGTACCGAAGCGACGAGGAGATGCTGCTGTCGCAGCTCGCGTCCACGATGAAACAGGGCATCGGTGAAGTCAGGGACATGCAGAGCAAGGCGAACGAAGCCCGGACCAAGGCCACTGCCGGCGACCAGGAGAAGCTGAAGTCGGAGGAACTGAATTCCCGCGTCAAGTTCAAGAAGATGGAGATTGCGCGCCACGATGTGGAGCTGCAGAAGCGTCTGTCGCTCGCGTTCTCGGCTTTCTTCTTCGTCTTCTTCGGCGCGCCGGTCGGGCTCCTGCTGCGGCGGGGCGGAGTCGGCACCGGTTTCATCTTCGGGCTGCTGTTCTTCGCCGTCTTCTATATCCTGCTGCTGGCCGGGGAGAACGGCGCCGAGTCGGGCAAGCTGTCGCCGTTTGTCGGGATGTGGCTGCCGAACATCATCCTGGTGCTGCCGGTGACCGAGCTGTTCCTGCGCGCTTTCTACGAGCGGTCGATCCTCCGGTTCCTGGGAATCACCCGGCTTCGTATCCGATGGCCGTGGCTAAGGAGACAACCAGCCTGACCCGAAGTAACCGCAGATGATGCAGATTCAGGGTTCGGATAGAGCAGAATTCAGAAACCAGAAACCAGAATGCAGAATTGAGGATGGACGAAGAGACGGACAGGCAGGGATGGGACATCCACAGATTTCGCAGATTACACAGATTGCTCGGACTCCGAATTCGGAGAGACAACCGCAGATGACGCAGATGTCGCAGATTCAGGATTCGGATAGAGCAGAATTCAGAAACCAGAGACCAGAATGCAGAATTGACGAGGGACGAGGAGGCGGACAGACGAGGATCGGACATCCACAGATTTCGCAGATTACACAGCGCGGCCTCGGAGGCCGCAACCGAACCTGACGTAACCACAGATGAACGCGGATGAACACAGATTGAGTCTAGGACCAAACCCGAGTCTTGCGTCGCCGGTGGTGGCATTTGTGCGCGTCCGAGCCGCAAGTCAAAGGTCAAAAGTCAAGAGCCAAGACCCCCGGTTCCCAAATCCCAACCCCTTGGTAGTTGGCGCTTGGTCATTGGCTATTCCTTGAACTAGGGACATGAAGGTCATCGACCGGTACCTGCTCAAGGAGTTGGTGAAGTTCGCCATCATTGCGTGCGGGAGCGTGGTGGCCATCTACCTGCTGATTGACCTCTTCGGGCAGTTGACCTACTTCACCGGTCATAAGACCGGTCTGTGGCTGATACTCGTTTACTACTTCTATGACCTTCCGGCCGCGATAAGCCTGCTCTACCCGGTGAGCATGGTGCTGGCGGTATTCATGGTCTACGGCCAGTTGACGCGCAATCGGGAACTGAACGCACTGGAGAGCGCCGGGGTCTCGATTCTCCGGTTGTCCGCGCCGGCCATCGGTCTGGGCCTGGCATCGGTAGTAATCTACCTGGTTGCCAACGAGCTGATTACGATCCCGTTCAATGCGCGGCTGTCCGATCTGCGCCGATTCAGGATTGAGCGCCGGCAGTCGGCGCAGGTACAGGTGCAGAGGCGGCAGAACCTCTACTTTGTCGGCGAAGAGGGCCGGGTTTTCTACATCAGGCAGTTGTCGTCGGACGGCGTGATGAAGGACTTCAGCGTCTGCGAACTGGGGACCGACCGGAAGGTGAGGCGGCGCTTCGACGTCGATGAGGCCGTCTGGCGCGACCATGCGTGGTATGGGCGGAACGTCGAGGAGCGGACGTTCGACGCCGCCGGGAATGAGGCGCTGGTCCACCATGACAGTCTCAAGCTTGATGTCATCCGTGAAACGCCGGCCGACTTTGCCAGCACTCCGAGGCCGGTAGAGGAGACGTCGACCCGCGCGCTGGTCAGCTATATCGGCCGGATGAAGCGGGCCGGAGAGAACGTCGCCGCGGAGGAAGTGGAGTACCATTACCGGTTCTCGTACTCGCTCATTGGGCTCGTGGTCGTGCTGATCGGGTTTCCCCTGTCCGTTCGCCTCCGGCGCAGAAGCGTCATGTTCGGGCTTGGCCTCGGGCTCCTGCTCTCGTTTCTCTTCTGGGGGGCGATTCAGACCAGCCGGGCGTTCGGCACGTCGCACGTCATCAGTGCCGCCCTTTGCGCGTGGCTGCCCAATATTGTATTCGGCACCGCCGCGCTGGGGCTGGTGCTAAGCGTTGACAAGTGAGGCATGGAAAGAGAGGAGCGAGGATGAGGACCAGGATGCTTTTGCTTGCGGTTACTCTTGTCGCTAGCGTGCTGGCGGGCGGCCTGCCCAAGGGCATCGTCTGCGACGCGGACTCGGATTGTTTCTACGTACCGGCCTCGGTGGCAAAGGCAGGTGGCCGGGTTCCGACACTGCTCGTGCTCCACTGCAACGGAGCGGTGCCGAAGGACCTCGACACGTTCCGGCTTGTGGCCGATTCACTGGGCTGGGTCGAGGCAACCTGCCATGCGACGCGCAACCACCGGAGCGGCGATTCCAATGATGTGGATATAGTGCACACCATCCACAAGCTGCTGACACGCTACCCGGTGGACTCGAACCGGCTCTTCGTCTACGGTTACTCCGGGCAGGGCGTTCAGGCGTTGGCTACCATGTTCCGTCATCCCGACCTTGTGCGCGGCGTTGTCGCCGTGTGTCCACACGCCGCGGCAGTGCCGCTTGCGGTCTGGGATGAGTTGCAGGGACACCTTGCGTACCTCGTGACCCGGAAGCAGGATTGGAATCGGGCAGACAACGAGACGATGTACCGGCTGTTCAATGACAACGGCGTCCAGACACAGCTTCTCACGACGCCCGGTGAACACGGCAACGGCCCCGCAACCGAGGTGCTTGCCGGCTGCCGCTGGCTGAAGCAGGCGCTGGGCACCCAGACAGGGAACTGAACCGCTAAGGGGATCAACCGCAGATGACGCAGATGGCGCAGATTCGGGATTCGGATAGAGCAGAATTCAGAAACCAGAAACCAGAATGCAGAATTGACGATGGACGAGGAGACGGACAGACAAGGATGGGACATCCACAGATTCCACAGATTCAGGAAGATTGGGGTTCCGGGCGGAGTACGCAGATGTCCGGGCAGATGAGCCCGGACAAGACTCGCTAGCCGGCTCGACCGGCGCGGGTCGCGCCGAGCAGCTTCGTCAATCCGGCGTAGCTGAGGCAGTTGATGACGTCGTTTCTGGTCAGCCAGGCCCGGCGAGCCGTTATCACGCCGTATCGCATCCAATCCAAGTCGGCGGGAGCGTGCGCGTCCGTGTTGACGGCAAGCTTGACTCCGGCCTGCATCGCCCGGCGCGCCCAGGCGTCATTCAGGTCGAGGCGTCCGTAGAAAGCATTGATTTCCAGCACCTTGTGGTGCTTTGCCGCACATTCTATCACCTGTTCGACATCGACTTCGTAGCCTTCGCGACGGCCGATGATCCTTCCGGTGGGGTGCGCGATCAGGTGCACAAGCGGGTGAGCCAGCGCCGCGCACATCCGCTTGGTGACGTCCTTCTTGAAACCCTGGTGAATCGAGCCGATTACGAGGTCCAGCCGTGCCAGCACGTTGTCCGGATAATCCATTGAGCCATCGGTTCTGATATCCACCTCGGACGACTTGAGCACCTTGAGGCCTCGGGACATCGAGTTGAACTCATCCACGCGGTCGCAGTGACGCTGCAGCGCATCCGGGTTCAGGCCGCCGGCATAGCCGGCCGACGTGGAATGGTCGGTGATGGCGATGTGAGTGTAGCCTCGTTTCCTGCAAGCGTCGACCATCTCATCGAAGCCCGCTGACCCGTCGGAGGCGGAGGTATGGATATGCAGGTCCGCCTTGATGTCGTCCCCGGATACCAGCGTGGGAAGTAACCCTTCGACTGCCGCCTGCAGTTCGCCACGGTTCTCGCGCAACTCCGGTTCGATGTAGGGGAGACCGAGCGCGGCGTAGACCTCGGCTTCGGACTTACCCGCGACTCGTTTACTGCCGCGAAAGAGGCCGTATTCGGACAGCTTCAGGCCCTGCTTCTGGGCAAGGGCACGCAGTTCGACGTTGTGGTCCTTTGAGCCGGTGAAATACTGCAGGGCGGCTCCGTATTCGGCATCAGCCAGCACCCGCAAGTCTGCCTGTCTTGCTCGTCCGCGACTCTCGAACAGAGCCGATGCCTTGGTGTCACCCGCCGCAAGCACCTTCTGCACTTGCGGGTGCGCGGTGAAGTGCCTGATGATCCTGTCCGAAGGCGTGCCCGTGGCGAGGATATCGATGTCGCCGATCGTTTCCCTGCCCCTCCGGAGCGACCCGCCGTAGGCAATGTGACGGACACCGCGGCACTGTTTCATGTGGTTCACGACTGAATCGGCCAGTTCGAACGCCTCGTCCAGCAGCATACGTTCGCCGGTCAGCTCTTCGGTGCGCATGCTCTGAAGGATGTTCTCGCCCTTCTTATCGCCCATCCCGGGAAGCTCGGCAAACCGGCCGCTCTCGATCGCCTGCTTGAGCTCAGCCGGGGTCGTCACGCCGAGTCTCTCGTATACCTGCTTAACGGTCTTCGGGCCTACTCCTTGGATGTCCAGGATGTCGAATAGACCTGGCGGCAGGCCGGCGATTGCCTCGTCGTACATCTGCATCCGACCGGTTGACAGATACTCGCGGATCTTCTTCGCGATACCGGTGCCGATGCCTGGCACTTCCTCCAGCTTGCCTTCGGCATCCAGTGTTTCGATATCCGCACCCAGGTCGGTCAGGGCGCGTGCCGCTTTGCGGTAGGCAAGGACCCGGAAGCCAGTCTCGCCTTTCAGCTCAAGCGCATCGGCGATGCGGTCGAGCTTCCGGGCCAGTTCCTGGTTCTTCACCGTTGGGCCGGGATTTGCCCGCGGCGGTTTGTCTTTGGTCCGGTCAGGGCGTCCAGTGCAACGCCAGGGTGCCAACCGTATTGATGGTGCCGGAATCGCGCGTCACGCCGCCGGAAACCAGTTTCGCTATCAGGTCGCCGGTGCCGGCATACACAATCTGGGCGGCGACGACGTCCAGCTGCTGACGGGCGGAGAATGTGTATGACTTGGGCGGCGAACCCGCTATCGCAGACTGGCCGTCCGTCGTCGTCTCGTAGAAGCCTGTAAAGTAGGCGGTCGATTGTCCTTTGATGTCGAGTGTGACCTGGATAGTCTTCAGGGCGTTGCACGTCATCAGGCTGAGCCCGGCGAGTGCCACTGCGAACAGCAGGAAAGTGCGGACGAGCGGCTTCTTTCTGCGGCCTTCGAACTTCGTGTCTTCCGTTCTGCTCATTTCAATCCTCCAGTTTCAAGTAATCGGCCAAGGATTCGTTTTTGTACGTGCACACGCCGGCCCGGAAGGTCGCCACCAGACGGCAGTCGGCAGTCATACGTGGATCTGAAGTCAGCACGGTGATGTCTGCGTCTTTGCCCGGCTCGATGCTGCCGCAAGACCTCTCCCGGTTCAGCGCAAAGGCTGCGGCTGACGTGAACATCGCCAGCGCTTCTTCCCCTTTAACGATCTCGCTCGGATTCGGGCGCTCCAAAGTGGCCCGGATTCCTGCAACCGGGGCAATCGGCGTAATCGGGTAGTCAGACCCGCCGGCAAGACGTACGCCTGATTCGAGCAGGCTACGATACGGATTCGTGCTGCGCCAGCGTTCTCCGAGCCGCTGCGAGTACATTCTCTGCGGCCCGCCCCATTCTCTCTCGAATGCAGGCTGAACTCCAAGCACGAGCTTGAGCTCCGCGATTCGGGAAATCAGCGAGTCGTTCAGCAGTTCCGCATGCTCAAGCCGATGGCGGAACGGGTTAGAATACGTCATTCGTCCATCGTCCTTCGTCCCTCGGCCCTCGGCGAGTCGCTCGTGGCTGCGGACAACCTGTTCCACTGCGCGGTCGCCAATCGCGTGCACCGCCGTCTGCAGACCCGCATCCGCGGCTCCGCGGAGAAACGATAGAAGCTTTTCATCGGTGACATAGCTGGCGCCGTTGTTGCCCGGCGCGTCCGAGTAGTCCTGGCCCAGCGCGGCCGTGCGCGACCCGAATGAGCCGTCAATCAGCAGGCACCCGCCGGCCTGCCTGAGTCCAAACCGGCGCGGGACTTCGAGATCCCAGGTCTGAAGATAGGGAACCGCATTGACTGCGGACGCGGCGAGACCATCGAGGAGCACGCGCCATTCATCGTCGGTAGTGTCATCGACACCGACTAAGGCGCCAACTGTGGTGACGCCTGCGGCCGCGGCCTCCAAGCCGGCTAGCCGGAGCGCCTCGCAAACCGTTACCGGTGACAGTCTGTGTTTGAATACCCGGGAGGCCTTCTCGTAGGCGTCTCCGCGCAGCACTCCGGTTGGACGACCGTTGCAGTCCGTCTCCATGCCCTGGAGATGGGGATCGGGGTTCTGGGGTCGGGGCCCTGATCCCTGGACCCTGGTCCCTGGCTCCTTGTCCCGGAGCAACTGCAGCCCGGCGGTATTGGTGACGGCCGAGTGGCCATCGACACGGTAGACGAACACCGGGAATTCGGAGATCACCCCGTCCAGTTCGCCCCGGTCCGGGTAGCGGTGCTCGCACAGCCGGTCGGGTTCGAGGCCAAACCCCAGCATCATGCCGTGTTCGAGAGCCGCATTGCGCCGGTCGCGCAGGCGCGCTTGTACGTCTTCGACCGAGTCCGCCCCGCTGAGATCGGCGAATACCTTCTGAAGGCCGGCTTCCATTGGATGCGTGTGTGAGTCAATCAGGCCGGGCAGGATGACGCCGGTTGGCGATTGGCGATTGGCGATTGGCGATTGGCGATTGCTGATGTCCCTGATTCTCGTATCGAATGCGACCGTCGCCGGCCTCGGCGCGGCCTGGGCATCTGTTATTGTCAGGCCGGTTAGCTTCACTCGGCGGCTGACCCGAGCGGACCGAGTCGCGCAATCACCTCGACGTGAAAAGTCTGCGGGAACATGTCGACCGGTTCGACTTCATGGGTGACGTACCCGGACTGTTCGAGCGTGGCAAGGTCGCGAGCCAGCGTGGCAGGGTTGCAGGAAACGTAGATGATGCGTCTGGGCCGCAGCGTGGCGATTCGGCGCAGAGTGTCGGCCGGACAGCCCTTACGCGGCGGGTCGAGGATAACGATGTCGGCGGATGCGACGCGGTTTACCGCCCGGTTCACGTCATCGCAGATGAACTCCACGTTGCGCACGTCCTGTTCCTGCGCGTTCACCCTGGCATCCTCGACGGCAGTGGCATCCGATTCCACGGCAGTGACTTGCTGAACGAAAGGCGCCATGAGCAATGATATCATGCCGACGCCGCTGTACAGGTCGAGCAGCACCTCATCGCCCAGGGGAGCGACGTGCTTTAGTATCTTGCGGCACAGTTCCTCGGCCTGCGGGACGTTTACCTGAAAGAACGACGGAGCCGCCACCCGGAATGTTTTGCCGAGCACCGTTTGATAGACGTGCCCGCGGCCGGCGAGCACTTTGACTTGAGGTCCCATTATGCGGTTCGTGCGCGACGGGACGACGCAATGCGCCACACCGATGACCCCGGGTTGTTCGGCTATCAGCTCGGCTGAGCGCTTGTCGAACTGGGGCGTACGGGTAACGATGACCGCCAATAGTCCGCCGTCCCGCGTCCCCTCGCGCAGCACGACGTGGCGGACGTTGCCGTCGTGGCGAGATTCATCGTATCCGGTCTCTCCGGCCGTGGAGAGGATGTCACGAATCGCCTCGCGGAGCAGGTCGAACTCCTCCGGGTGCAGCAGACATGCGGGGACGTCCAGTAGGTTGTGGGTACCGCGCCGGTAGAATCCGATGGCCAGGCCGTTGCCGGCCGTGCCGGCCGGGTACTGGATCTTGTTGCGGTAGCGCCATGGTTTGGACTCGGTAGTCACGTGGCGGACCGGCACAAACACCTTACCGATACGCTGGAGCGCCTCGTTGACATACAGCCTCTTGACTACAAGCTGCCCATCGTAGTTTATGTGCTGAAGCTGGCAACCGCCGCAGATGCCGTAGTGTGGACAGGCCGCCGAGACGCGCAGCGGGGAGGGTTCGAGGATTTCGTCGATTTCGGCCACGGCGTAGTCGCGCTTCTGGATGACGATGCGCGCTCGCACGCGTTCCTGCGGGGCCGAAAGCGGCACGAATACCTTCATGCCGTCGTGCGTGGCCAGGCCGTCGCCGCCCTGGACGAGCTTGTCTACCAGAAGCTCAACTACCACGCGATCTCAACCTGACGGACGATTTCAGAAGCCAGCTTCTTGACTGCCTCGGCCGCTGCCTGTTCCTCGGTCTTGGTGTTCGGGTCGTAGGTCACCTGAACCGAGACGTTGCCAGAGTAGAAATCTTCATCCCGGGTTTGGTCACGCGCTACGACCTGCGCACCCAGGCTGAGTTGATATGCGGATACGGCCTGGTCACCGGTGTAGGACGACGCATTGCGGGCGTAGTTCGACACGGTCACATTGACAACCAGGTCGGCGGCCTCGGTGTTGGTCACATGCAGCGCACGGTCCGTCGTGAACGCCGCCGTTAGTGAGTCGGTAACCGCCTGATCCAGGCCGGGTTGCGTTGTGGTATTCGTCGCCGGCGGCACTGCCACCGTCTTCAGATGCGACGGCAGCAGAGAATGGGTCGAGTAGCCGCAGCAGCCGGCGAGCAAAAGAAAACCAAGTGCTATTCCGCGCACCATTGATTGTCGGCAGGGCGGTTGCGAAGTCAAGAAACGATAGTACGGGCGCTGGAACTCAGACGCGAATCAACCCGGCGGCCGGAGGTTCGTCACTTAGAGTGGAGTGCCTTGGTTGGCTCGACACTCAACCCCGCAGTCAAGACCTTGCCCCGCACATTGCTGTCTACCCAGGCCGGAGGAAAGGTCATCGACGCCTCCAGCCGTGCTGTGATGCCGGCTATCGTGTAGTCGAGCACGGCCACCGGGCCGATCCCGACTTTGCTCGTTCGCGCGCCGTAGGATACTCCGAATCCCCGTATCTTCCTCGGCGTGCCTATGAGGCCGGAGAACTGCCACCAGAGCTTGGGGTTGAAGCTGATGCGGCCGCCTACTGCAACCGGAGTCCAGAGGGCGCGCAGGGTCACGGCCGGATCGCGCAGCCCGATGCCGCCTTCGATGCAGGGGAGAAGTACTTCGGGATAGTAGATGGCAGTAAGTCCCTGTTCAAAACTGAACTGACGCCATTCCTGCCCGAAGCGCAGGCCACCGGTGAGATAGTACTCCGGCGCTTCGTCGATGCTATCGTGACGCCAGTACCAACGATTGTACTCCAGGCGTGCGGCGGCGAAGCCAGGTGCAGGCGTGGTGGCCGACAGGCCGTCTTGGTACGCGATGGGGGCTACCACGCAGCCGGTGGACAGCAAACCCAAGGCTGCGAATACGGGCAGCAAACGACGGATTAGTCCTCCTCGGTCATCCGGGCGTTGAATAAACCGGCCTGACGGCGTTGTGCCGTCTACGTCAGACGTCGACGAAAGACGGTCCGGGGAATTATGGAGCAACGGGTCGGGATGTCAACACGCCCATCTTGCGAAGGCTGCGGTCACCAGGCACATGTGGTGCATGCACTGTCACACCCGGAACCGCGAGGACCATCACCGCGGCCGCAGCGGTATTCGCGCGGAGCACGAGTTAGAGTCAGCACTCAGCGGCTTCCAGTCGCAGACGACGGCGCTGATAATCCCAATGTCCGCATCATCCACAAGATTTGCGGACGGAATTGACTCCGGACTGGGCCGGGCTACGGCTGGAGGCGGGAGATGGTTTCGCGGGCGACGGCGAAGCGGAGGCTGTCGTCGGCGTCGGATGATGCCGCGTTCTTCCGCAACCATTCGAGGATGGGCGGGATGGTGCCGCCGTGGATACGCACCGAGCGGTTGACCGTTTCGGTCAGGACTTTGTGGGCCTGGAGCTTCACCAGCATCGAGTCGTATTCGATCTTCTTGCCTTCGGCTGTCAGCCACGCAGTGTGATAGACCAGCCATCGCAGGGCTTCGATATCGCCGGCCATGTCGCCGAGCGCCTGCTGGATTGTCTTGCGCTCGGAGATGTGCGTTCCCATCGAAGTCCAATCGTGGGCGTACTGGGCGCTCACTTCGAGCAGTCGGTCGCACGTGCCGAGTATCGCCGCGGCGCGGATGATCCGGGTGAGCGGGAACCATTTGCGGCCAAGGCTGAGGGCCTTGCCCGGAGTGCCGAGAACGTGGTCAGCAGGCACGGCACAGTTGGTGAGGGTGAGCAGGTTGCCGGAGAGCGTAGTTCCCGTCGCGCCGGGGTCAAGAATCAGACAGATCGGACCGATAGGACCGATCGGTCCCGTCGCGGAAGCGAAGACCAGGTGGAAGTCCGCCTTGGACTTCGCCAGGACCTTTGCGCCGTTCATGGTCCACCCGGACTCGGACTGGGTCGCGGTCGTGGCCATCTTGCTGGGGTCGCTGAAGGGCACCGGCTCATCAAAGGCCACCGTATACGTCTTGGAGCCCTCAACCACCGGCGCGAGGTAGTTCGGCTTCTGTGCGTCTGAACACTCACACAGGATTGGCGTGAGCTCGCCCCACTCGACCGGAATGATGGTCTGGCCGAGTTCGTCGGCAATCAGGCAGGTCTCAACCACTCCGAGCCCGCCGCCACCAAACGCCTCGGGTACACCCGCGCTATAGAGTCCCATCTCTTTGAGGCTCCCAGTTGCCGTCTCGACGATGGCCGCACGCTCGGCCGGGTCTTTGGCATTGAGGAACTTGGGTTCCTGCGGGAGCAGGTCGCGCCTCACGAACTCGTGCGCGGTCTGGCGGACCATGTCTGCATCTTCGCCGAAGGTGAAGTCCATGTTAGAAAAGGAATCGAGGGGTCGAGGATTCGAGGATTCCAATGTAAGACATCAGGATTTG contains:
- a CDS encoding T9SS type A sorting domain-containing protein; this encodes MGYLSVLSIWLSLCGASSVAPQECPPSPARIGSQSAYSLCWYTITPFGVLCDTAGPYVLSGCVSQSPISSDVLVDADSFCIIGGFWSSEFDARFAQEDRGKVLVSSLGPIVFKLHRNTPNPFRAATRIAYDLPSRTAVSLNIYDIDGRQVRQLADGVQNTGRYKLRWDRRDKLGRTCPAGVYFCSLKTEDNAAVEKMVIAE
- a CDS encoding LptF/LptG family permease; this encodes MKVIDRYLLKELVKFAIIACGSVVAIYLLIDLFGQLTYFTGHKTGLWLILVYYFYDLPAAISLLYPVSMVLAVFMVYGQLTRNRELNALESAGVSILRLSAPAIGLGLASVVIYLVANELITIPFNARLSDLRRFRIERRQSAQVQVQRRQNLYFVGEEGRVFYIRQLSSDGVMKDFSVCELGTDRKVRRRFDVDEAVWRDHAWYGRNVEERTFDAAGNEALVHHDSLKLDVIRETPADFASTPRPVEETSTRALVSYIGRMKRAGENVAAEEVEYHYRFSYSLIGLVVVLIGFPLSVRLRRRSVMFGLGLGLLLSFLFWGAIQTSRAFGTSHVISAALCAWLPNIVFGTAALGLVLSVDK
- the polX gene encoding DNA polymerase/3'-5' exonuclease PolX, with product MKNQELARKLDRIADALELKGETGFRVLAYRKAARALTDLGADIETLDAEGKLEEVPGIGTGIAKKIREYLSTGRMQMYDEAIAGLPPGLFDILDIQGVGPKTVKQVYERLGVTTPAELKQAIESGRFAELPGMGDKKGENILQSMRTEELTGERMLLDEAFELADSVVNHMKQCRGVRHIAYGGSLRRGRETIGDIDILATGTPSDRIIRHFTAHPQVQKVLAAGDTKASALFESRGRARQADLRVLADAEYGAALQYFTGSKDHNVELRALAQKQGLKLSEYGLFRGSKRVAGKSEAEVYAALGLPYIEPELRENRGELQAAVEGLLPTLVSGDDIKADLHIHTSASDGSAGFDEMVDACRKRGYTHIAITDHSTSAGYAGGLNPDALQRHCDRVDEFNSMSRGLKVLKSSEVDIRTDGSMDYPDNVLARLDLVIGSIHQGFKKDVTKRMCAALAHPLVHLIAHPTGRIIGRREGYEVDVEQVIECAAKHHKVLEINAFYGRLDLNDAWARRAMQAGVKLAVNTDAHAPADLDWMRYGVITARRAWLTRNDVINCLSYAGLTKLLGATRAGRAG
- a CDS encoding prolyl oligopeptidase family serine peptidase, which encodes MRTRMLLLAVTLVASVLAGGLPKGIVCDADSDCFYVPASVAKAGGRVPTLLVLHCNGAVPKDLDTFRLVADSLGWVEATCHATRNHRSGDSNDVDIVHTIHKLLTRYPVDSNRLFVYGYSGQGVQALATMFRHPDLVRGVVAVCPHAAAVPLAVWDELQGHLAYLVTRKQDWNRADNETMYRLFNDNGVQTQLLTTPGEHGNGPATEVLAGCRWLKQALGTQTGN
- a CDS encoding LptF/LptG family permease; the protein is MKILQRYALRQFVPPFVLAILVLIFVLLMDRLFLLADMLVRKGVAVAVVSQVVVLSLPYVISICTPLGSLIGGVISYGRMAQDNEIRVIRAAGIRTARLFTPVALACLLLMVVMVGFNGYVLPESQHRVRNLLNDVARKRPAMRVREGVFMDDFPGYMIYIGSMDERRSTVKNVAIFETGKGKGTPGFVTAPQGNISYTADDAYMVMTLFDGEMHDLVDDGTYRRLSFQRHVINVAMDDDLVRRDREYRSDEEMLLSQLASTMKQGIGEVRDMQSKANEARTKATAGDQEKLKSEELNSRVKFKKMEIARHDVELQKRLSLAFSAFFFVFFGAPVGLLLRRGGVGTGFIFGLLFFAVFYILLLAGENGAESGKLSPFVGMWLPNIILVLPVTELFLRAFYERSILRFLGITRLRIRWPWLRRQPA